In Schizosaccharomyces osmophilus chromosome 1, complete sequence, the genomic window CCCTATCATTTGTTTCccttcttctttccctTGAATAAATATCTTTACTTGGTTCTTTTTGGATCTGTTAATTACTGGACTGTTCTTATCCATGACGGAAAATATTTCTCAAACAATGCCGTGATCAATGGTGCTGCTCATCATGCTTCTCATCACATGTATTTCAACTACAATTATGGTCAATTTTTCACTTTGTTTGACCGTCTCTGTAGTTCTTACCGTCATCCCGATCAAGAATTGTTTGACGCTGAACTTAAGAAAGATAAGAAGCTTCAGAAACAAAGGGTTGGTGAAATGGAGTATATGCTGAAGAATGTTGAAGGAACAGACGATCGTATGTATACTGACAAGAAAAATGCTTAAACGTTCgtaattcttgttttgtcGGATCCTTTTGGTTTATAATAATAACGTTTTCGTCCCTCCTCTCTGGCCCTATTCCtcactttcattttcatgcCTTAAAGCACTCTTAATTAGATTTTTACTAGGTTAATTGTTGAGTCAAGAAATATTACAAGTACAAATTCCTTACTGAATTAACAAACTATGAAGTAGTAGGAAAGAAAGTTTGGAAGTATTAGTAATTGCCTACAAACTGTTCTGTACGCGTCGCAAGtttcttctcaaaaatACTCGCCCTTGAAGTGTAGGAGTTGAATGTTTTATATGCGTCCAGCTATTAGCCCTCATTCGGTCGAGGTTTATAGAATGAGAATGACGATCGCGAATACCAAAAGGTCGGTTTCGAACTATTATTACTTGGGTTTCAGACACATCTAAATCGGGAAGGCTCACAGATTCTAAtggttttttgaataagtTATCTAAAGCGGAATTGAATAAATCCAAATTAGATATCAAACGAGTTTTTCGAAACGTTGtatcaaaagcaaaatcgATGGCCTTTGCTTGATCTATCGGTATTAAATTGGACATAGATCGGCACAAAACAAACCTCTCTTATAATGGAATGTAGAATAATTAGTAATGTGACGGCAATTGAGGGACAATCACAGGTAATAAAAGGAAGCTTCAGAGAGAAACGGATTTCTTAAACCGCGGtagaaattcaaaaaataaatgttaAACAGTATGAGAAAAAGGCTTTCGTATGGAGAAAACTAATGTTTCGAGTTTAGAGATATCCTGTTTTCGTTAAATAGTTCAATTATTTTAAAATTCTGTATAGTTTACTACAGTGTTCTTGCTAATTCATGAAGTATTACTAAATTCCTTTCAATCGTCCAAGGAGGATTGAATAAGTGAAGCATACGCTGAACCACCAACATTCTGTCACTGGATTGAGCTTGTCGTGATATTTGAATAAAATCTTCCtttatgaataaataatgGGTCTTTTAATACAGTGGTCCTTTACTCAGGGATTCATATTAGGGCAATTGTTAACGATTTCGGTTATTTATGTATTTCTtcggttttttttattttgtaatCCACCACCGCAAGATCTagccaaagaagaagaaaagattgaagCAATTAAATCTCAACAATCAAAATCTTCTCCTAGTTCTCCCCCGAGTGTTGCCAATGCTACTGACAGTGCTAGACATTATTTTCAAGATACCCATTCAACTTTGGATTCCGAGTTTTTGGATGCTCTTTACAATGTTAACGAACATGAACCTGAATCACTAGATTGGTTCAATGTTTTGATTGCTCAAGCTTTAACTCAGTTCCGACATGATGCAAGCTCGAACAATGTTGCTTTGAGAAAATTAGAAGCAGTTTTAAATAAAGGTACTCAAGACAGAACAATGGTTGATCACATCTACGTGAAAAACCTTTCATTGGGTCGAGGATTCCCTGTTTTTAGTCACTGCAGAGTTCTCCGTCGAGAGCAAGGATCTTCTCAGCTACGAGCAGAAATGTTAGTTTCCTTAAATGATAATCTTACTTGTACAGTCGAAACGAAACTGCTACTGAATTTCCCAAAACCTTCATTTGCGACACTTCCTCTGTCTATAACTATAAGCATGCGAAGATTCGTTGGGAAGGTAATACAaatattaagaaaaaaaaaaaccttaTTGTTCTTATCACTTCGGCGTATTTATGTTTGCTAACCTACTTTAGATGatgattcatttttctcCAAGCAATGGAGCAGATCAACCAGcttattttaatttctcCTTCGATCCTGATTTTGTGATCTCTTTAGAAGTCAATTCCCTTATAGGAGCTAGATCGAAACTACAGGACATCCCTAAAATCACTCAATTAATTGACTCTCGTGTCCGTCAATGGTTTATTGCTCGTTGTGTTTCCCCTCAATTTCAACAGTAAGTATATCGTTGATTTTTATACTCTATTAACCACGGACAATACAGAATCGCTATACCAAACTTTTGGCCCACTTCCGCCAAAGAAGGCCATGCACGCTCACAAACGACAAGTGCAGATATGCATGGCAATATgtaaaagaatacaaaTCAGAAAAATCTTAATTGctcctttttatttttgccGCTTTGACAAGAAAGGTGGATATTTACGATTGGGTATCCATCCGTTGTTTTCATATTTGAGCCACCACCGGTTACACTCAAAAGTTATTCCTTCCATACTCATCCTGTTAATAATTCTTGCAATGTTTCTGGAGTCGTCGATGCCGCTATGTTGGTTTCCTTCAAATCGAAGATTCCACCGCTGCAGCATTCCTtcaatatttattcttggTACATGGTATACATCAGAAAAATAAGCTCGAAGGTCGACAAAGTGACCCTTGATCCAGTCTGGAATCTGTGTATTGCTAAATTTGAACTGTTAGGTTAGCTGACATTGGAATGTCCCAGAAAAAGGTAATTTTAATAATATAAGTCAATTTAATTAAGCCAAAGATGATTACCTGTTTTGCAATGAAAGACGCCATGTCCCAAGGACCATCGCATGTCCAAGCCCAATTTTTTAGCTGACTCCTAGGGATCGCTCGTGAGGGTTCGaggatttttatttcatcaATTGGGGGTTGGAGGATAGCTCTATGTTGTCTTAGGAATTCTGTCAAGTTTTCAAGCACCTGCAGGAATGGCGGTGCTTGGTCTATAACCGATTGTTGTATCCCAGTTAATGATATACAATAATCGGATAATGTAGGATTCATATTTGGCCGAACATAAGAATGAAATTCGTCGATAACctcattcttttccaagtcATAAAGCAAACAGGGAAATTCTATTATTTCATTATCGAAGGTAAAGCCGCATCCTTCCTCACAAGTAGCTTCTACATCAACTATTAATAAATATCGActttataaagaaaattatcGAGTTagtttaataaaatttctgtaagacataaaaaaatggattcGTACGTACAGAGGAATTTTGGCTTGATTGTCtaaagaataaagattCCATTGctgttgcttctttttttcttccaaacgCTGCTCCCGAAACTTGTATCGTCGGCGCAACTTGTCCCTATTTTTGTAAGTTACTATACTTTATAAGGGCTAATAGTACAGAGCAAATTTGGAATTTTAATACGTACTTGCTTCCTGAAGAATTCAAACCAAGTTCTTCCAATGCTACTCTGAGTTCTTCAATCGCTGACGGTGACTTTTTACTCATGGTAAGGTCGGGTTGGCATTTTGATGATAGCTCTTCCCATTCGCTTGAACTTGCGACAAAAAGTGTCTATATACTTGTAAATTCGATTTTCTCTAGagataaagaaaaaacaaaatttttataagcTAATTTATCAAAGCTTTTCTGCCTGTAAGGTCGTTGTATGAGAAGAAGTATTAGCGAAGGAAATTTTGGGCATTAATTTTATATGGAGGATTTTTCTACATTAAAGCAACCTACAGGGACCTGGGAAGCTTCTGAAGAAGCATCAGATACTCCAAGTTTACTTGTGGTTATATTGGATGCGAATCCAGCTTCTTGGTATTCACTTTCTAAACGTATATCCGCTGCAAAAGTACTGGCGGATATCAACGTCTTTTTAAATGCACATTTAGCATTTCATCATGACAATCGAGTTGCTGTTTTGGCTTCTCATTATGACAAGGTTGAATATCTTTACCCAAAGCCAGAGACTGAAGAGACTGTTCCTTTGTTAGATCCTGCGAAAGAAGCAAATACATATCGCAAGTTTCGAGAGGTTGATGATTTTGTCCTCAATGGGATGAGGCGGTTGATGAAGTCCACATCAAAGGTATCCAAAAAGACGCTGATGTCAGGAGCGCTATCCCGTGCCCTGGCATATGTAAACCAAGtgcaaaatcaaaaatatatcCGATCTAGGATAGTTATTTTCTCACTGACTGGTGATGTGGCTCTTCAATATATTCCGACGATGAATTGCATTTTCTGTgcacaaaagaaaaatattccaATTAGCATATGTAACATTGCGGGTGGAACACTCTTTCTTGAGCAAGCTGCGGATGCTACAGGAGGCATTTACTTAAAAGTCGATAACCCCAATGGTTTATTGCAGCATTTAATGATGACTTTGTTTCCTGACCAGAATCTCCGGAAACATCTAAATACCCCAAATCAAGCGAATGTCGATTTTCGGGCTACTTGTTTCTGTCATAAAAATGTTTTAGATGTCGGCTTTGTCTGCTCTGTATGCTTGTCTAGTAAGTACACATATTTAAAAGCGTAAAGAGGTTAACATTTATCTAGTCTACTGTGAACCAAGAGAGTTTTGCTCGACCTGTCAAACTAAATTTACTCCCACTACACTATCCAAACGGAAGTTTTCGTAATTTAACTTTCATTTACGTGTTCACGAGTTGGTTAATGAGCCGAGTTTTCTGACAATTAATGAGGCAGCAATAAATTATCTATgagttttgcttttgtgaGTACTTTGATGTTATGCATATAACATTACGGCCTCTGACTTTCCTTGATGGTACGTACTGGGTACTTTCGGTCAAAGTTTTCTCAACTGTTTTCTGGTTGCAATTCAGAATATAATAATAGAAGAGAACACTAAAGTAGCTTCTTAGGAACTTGCGCTATTTTATGAATGCTATAATagattttttggtttatatCCAACTTCGGCTACAATTCCATATTCAACAATGCTGATTACTATCCATCCACACATTTTATAAATGTGTTCAAAATAAGCTATTTCTGCATCGCAAGAGTTTTTGATTAGTGCATCACCACTATAAGGATAACAAGTATTTCATTCTACCACCatataacaaaaaatttattaacACTTTGGTTTATTGTTCAATTTTGGGTTTGTTCTTGGAAAAACATGGATATCGAATAAACATTGCATGATGTTTTATAAAACTATTTTACATACTTCAAGAAGAAGGTTTAGCACCAATTTGGTGACAAATAAAGGACATGTCGTGGTAATTGGAGGAGGCCACGCTGG contains:
- the mis19 gene encoding kinetochore protein Mis19/Eic1; its protein translation is MSNLIPIDQAKAIDFAFDTTFRKTRLISNLDLFNSALDNLFKKPLESVSLPDLDVSETQVIIVRNRPFGIRDRHSHSINLDRMRANSWTHIKHSTPTLQGRVFLRRNLRRVQNSL
- the mmm1 gene encoding ERMES complex subunit, membrane tether and lipid transfer protein Mmm1 — translated: MGLLIQWSFTQGFILGQLLTISVIYVFLRFFLFCNPPPQDLAKEEEKIEAIKSQQSKSSPSSPPSVANATDSARHYFQDTHSTLDSEFLDALYNVNEHEPESLDWFNVLIAQALTQFRHDASSNNVALRKLEAVLNKGTQDRTMVDHIYVKNLSLGRGFPVFSHCRVLRREQGSSQLRAEMLVSLNDNLTCTVETKLLLNFPKPSFATLPLSITISMRRFVGKMMIHFSPSNGADQPAYFNFSFDPDFVISLEVNSLIGARSKLQDIPKITQLIDSRVRQWFIARCVSPQFQQIAIPNFWPTSAKEGHARSQTTSADMHGNM
- the eri1 gene encoding double-strand siRNA ribonuclease Eri1; translation: MSKKSPSAIEELRVALEELGLNSSGSKDKLRRRYKFREQRLEEKKKQQQWNLYSLDNQAKIPLRYLLIVDVEATCEEGCGFTFDNEIIEFPCLLYDLEKNEVIDEFHSYVRPNMNPTLSDYCISLTGIQQSVIDQAPPFLQVLENLTEFLRQHRAILQPPIDEIKILEPSRAIPRSQLKNWAWTCDGPWDMASFIAKQFKFSNTQIPDWIKGHFVDLRAYFSDVYHVPRINIEGMLQRWNLRFEGNQHSGIDDSRNIARIINRMSMEGITFECNRWWLKYENNGWIPNRKYPPFLSKRQK
- the tfb4 gene encoding transcription factor TFIIH complex subunit Tfb4, encoding MEDFSTLKQPTGTWEASEEASDTPSLLVVILDANPASWYSLSKRISAAKVLADINVFLNAHLAFHHDNRVAVLASHYDKVEYLYPKPETEETVPLLDPAKEANTYRKFREVDDFVLNGMRRLMKSTSKVSKKTLMSGALSRALAYVNQVQNQKYIRSRIVIFSLTGDVALQYIPTMNCIFCAQKKNIPISICNIAGGTLFLEQAADATGGIYLKVDNPNGLLQHLMMTLFPDQNLRKHLNTPNQANVDFRATCFCHKNVLDVGFVCSVCLSIYCEPREFCSTCQTKFTPTTLSKRKFS